The proteins below are encoded in one region of Ostrea edulis chromosome 3, xbOstEdul1.1, whole genome shotgun sequence:
- the LOC125676790 gene encoding uncharacterized protein LOC125676790, translating to MYKYSGVSISSRVQSISPRVQSISPRVQSISSRVQSISPKVQFISPRVQSISPRVQSISPKVQSINSRAVHQSKGPVHQFKGPVHQSKGPVHQFKGPVHQFKGPVHPSKGPVHQSKGPDHQSKGPVHQSKGQVHQSKGTVHQSKGPVHLSKGPVHQSKGPVHQSKGPVHQSKGPVHQSKGPVHQSKGPVHQFKGPVHRFKGPVHQFKGPVHQSKGPVHQSKGPFHQFKGPVHRSKGRIRVKNIPAH from the exons ATGTATAAATACAGTGGTGTATCCATCAGTTCAAGGGTCCAGTCCATCAGTCCTAGGGTCCAGTCCATCAGTCCAAGGGTCCAGTCCATCAGTTCAAGGGTCCAGTCCATCAGTCCAAAGGTCCAGTTCATCAGTCCAAGGGTCCAGTCCATCAGTCCAAGGGTCCAGTCCATCAGTCCAAAGGTCCAGTCCATCAATTCAAGGGCAGTCCATCAGTCCAAGGGTCCAGTCCATCAGTTCAAGGGTCCAGTCCATCAGTCCAAAGGTCCAGTCCATCAGTTCAAGGGTCCAGTCCATCAGTTCAAGGGTCCAGTTCACCCGTCCAAGGGTCCAGTCCATCAGTCCAAGGGTCCAGATCATCAGTCCAAGGGTCCAGTCCATCAGTCCAAGGGTCAAGTCCATCAGTCCAAGGGTACAGTCCATCAGTCCAAGGGTCCAGTTCATCTGTCCAAGGGTCCAGTTCATCAGTCCAAGGGTCCAGTCCATCAGTCCAAGGGTCCAGTTCATCAGTCCAAGGGTCCAGTCCATCAGTCCAAGGGTCCAGTCCATCAGTCCAAGGGTCCAGTCCATCAGTTCAAGGGTCCAGTTCATCGGTTCAAGGGTCCAGTTCATCAGTTCAAGGGTCCAGTCCATCAGTCCAAGGGTCCAGTCCATCAGTCGAAGGGTCCATTCCACCAGTTCAAGGGTCCAGTTCATCGGTCGAAGG GAAGAATTCGAGTTAAAAACATACCtgcacattga